The following coding sequences are from one Limnobacter sp. SAORIC-580 window:
- a CDS encoding SDR family NAD(P)-dependent oxidoreductase: protein MSNNDLFSMQGKLVLVTGASSGLGKHFAQVLAGAGATVLLSARNVEKLQQVLDQIQAAGGKAYAVAMDVSKSSSVNTAMANIAQQHGVPDVLINNAGQSIAKPMLEQTEDDWDQILDTNLKGCWLVGTEFARALAAAGKPGAIVNIASILGERVGGAVGPYAISKAGLVQATKAMALELARYHIRVNAILPGYVATEMNSEFLASELGDKLRKRIPTRQFCELSDLTGPLLLLASNAGAGMTGACVAVDRGHLVSAL from the coding sequence ATGAGCAACAATGATCTGTTTTCCATGCAAGGCAAATTGGTGCTGGTGACTGGTGCTTCGAGTGGCTTGGGAAAACACTTTGCACAGGTGCTTGCCGGTGCAGGGGCAACCGTGTTGTTGAGTGCGCGCAACGTTGAAAAACTGCAGCAAGTGTTGGATCAAATTCAGGCAGCCGGTGGCAAAGCGTATGCGGTGGCCATGGATGTCAGCAAATCGTCTTCAGTGAACACAGCCATGGCGAATATTGCTCAACAACATGGTGTGCCCGATGTGTTGATCAACAATGCCGGCCAGTCGATTGCCAAACCCATGTTGGAGCAAACCGAAGACGATTGGGACCAAATACTGGATACAAACCTGAAAGGTTGCTGGCTGGTGGGCACTGAATTTGCGCGCGCCTTGGCTGCTGCGGGTAAACCGGGGGCGATTGTGAACATTGCATCCATTTTGGGTGAGCGCGTGGGCGGTGCGGTGGGGCCGTATGCCATTTCAAAGGCCGGGTTGGTGCAGGCCACCAAGGCGATGGCGCTGGAACTGGCCCGTTACCATATTCGCGTAAACGCCATTTTGCCTGGCTATGTGGCCACAGAGATGAATAGCGAGTTTCTGGCCAGCGAACTGGGCGACAAATTGCGCAAACGAATTCCGACACGGCAGTTTTGTGAGCTCAGCGATTTGACTGGGCCGCTATTGCTGCTGGCCTCGAATGCAGGGGCGGGGATGACTGGCGCTTGCGTTGCAGTGGACCGCGGGCATTTGGTCAGCGCTTTGTAG
- a CDS encoding phosphotransferase family protein — MNDTQKKSLEKYLTQALLADRVEILQAALLSGGAVQENWALDLQVTGGVHGSTQGGRLNTVLRCDSPTAGVAISHGRAQEFALLQTVFNAGVTVPQPLCLCTDTSVFGRPFFVMRRIGGTAAGHVLVKNTTYAPDRVELANRLGRELARIHSIRPPQKALDFLHTYAESPAQYRINTHREFLDQHHTAYPALEWGLRWLERHAPARDLITLAHGDFRTGNYMVDEHGLTGILDWEFAGWSDPLEDVGWFCAKCWRFGQDDLPAGGIGLREHFYHGYEVESGRTIDRDQIHYWEVMAHVRWAVVAIEQAQRFCSGQENSLLLALTGHIVPELEWEILNMTEHN; from the coding sequence ATGAACGATACTCAAAAAAAGTCTCTGGAAAAATATTTGACGCAGGCATTGCTCGCAGACAGGGTTGAAATCTTGCAAGCAGCATTGCTTTCCGGTGGTGCCGTACAAGAAAACTGGGCACTGGATTTGCAGGTCACTGGTGGTGTTCATGGAAGTACTCAAGGTGGCCGATTGAACACTGTATTGCGTTGCGATTCACCCACTGCAGGTGTGGCCATCAGCCACGGTCGTGCGCAGGAATTCGCTTTGTTGCAAACCGTGTTCAATGCAGGTGTAACCGTACCGCAACCCTTGTGTTTGTGCACCGACACTTCCGTGTTTGGGCGCCCGTTTTTTGTGATGCGCAGAATAGGCGGCACAGCGGCTGGCCATGTGCTGGTGAAGAACACCACTTACGCACCCGATCGTGTTGAACTGGCTAATCGCTTGGGTAGGGAATTGGCGCGTATCCATTCGATCAGGCCACCCCAGAAAGCGCTTGATTTTTTGCACACTTACGCTGAATCGCCCGCGCAGTATCGGATCAATACCCATCGCGAGTTTCTGGATCAACACCACACCGCTTACCCGGCACTGGAATGGGGTTTGCGCTGGCTTGAGCGCCACGCGCCAGCACGCGACTTGATTACACTGGCTCATGGCGATTTTCGCACCGGCAACTACATGGTGGATGAACATGGGCTGACCGGTATTCTGGACTGGGAGTTTGCAGGTTGGAGCGATCCGCTGGAGGACGTTGGCTGGTTTTGTGCGAAATGCTGGCGCTTTGGGCAAGACGATTTACCGGCAGGCGGCATTGGTCTGCGCGAACATTTTTACCACGGTTATGAGGTCGAATCTGGTCGCACGATTGATCGAGATCAAATTCATTATTGGGAAGTGATGGCCCATGTGCGTTGGGCGGTGGTGGCCATTGAGCAGGCACAACGCTTTTGTTCCGGGCAAGAAAACTCCCTGTTGCTGGCTTTGACTGGCCACATTGTGCCGGAGCTGGAATGGGAAATTTTGAACATGACGGAGCACAACTGA
- a CDS encoding DUF6285 domain-containing protein, with protein sequence MGNFEHDGAQLMREQPTGELLLQCARELLKSKVLPMLQGDAKRDVLMVMNAMSIAQRELQQGAALEEEEQRGLAEVLGEPVFDVARANRVLAARIRAGVADPHNPERTEVLSHLRVVGKNRLLASNPKILTSHKV encoded by the coding sequence ATGGGAAATTTTGAACATGACGGAGCACAACTGATGCGTGAACAACCCACTGGTGAATTGCTTTTGCAGTGCGCGCGCGAGCTGCTTAAGAGCAAAGTGTTGCCTATGTTGCAGGGTGATGCCAAGCGAGATGTGTTGATGGTGATGAATGCCATGTCGATTGCGCAGCGTGAGTTGCAGCAAGGCGCCGCACTTGAGGAAGAAGAGCAACGCGGATTGGCCGAAGTATTAGGTGAACCTGTATTCGATGTGGCCCGGGCAAACCGTGTATTGGCGGCCCGCATTCGTGCTGGTGTTGCAGACCCTCACAACCCAGAGCGTACTGAAGTACTGAGCCACTTGCGTGTTGTGGGTAAAAACCGTTTGCTGGCCAGCAACCCCAAAATACTGACGAGCCACAAAGTATGA
- a CDS encoding histidine phosphatase family protein, whose amino-acid sequence MSTLVLMRHGQASFGAARYDALSELGQAQARATGLWMRNQGVHPNAVLHGPRQRQADTANLLLKESGYLISGKQSEALDEFAEGEEIFSAAEQLLGRSMALDSGRSRLEVLRDYDATCRAWANGDVRIPGRLSLGEFREQLRDWLSSHTQAQHANGQIEVVVTSAGSIAALVCEVMGLPDASWYSLLRVIRNASLTEVLYSKGKVSLLSFNGVSHLPPQLNTSM is encoded by the coding sequence ATGAGCACCTTGGTGTTGATGCGACATGGTCAGGCCTCGTTTGGGGCCGCGCGTTACGATGCTTTGTCGGAACTGGGACAAGCCCAGGCGCGAGCCACCGGGCTGTGGATGCGCAATCAAGGCGTACATCCAAATGCGGTGTTGCACGGACCCCGACAAAGGCAGGCTGACACCGCAAACTTGTTGCTCAAGGAAAGCGGGTATCTAATTTCTGGCAAACAATCTGAGGCATTGGATGAGTTTGCCGAGGGTGAAGAAATTTTCAGTGCAGCAGAGCAATTGCTTGGGCGCAGTATGGCACTCGACTCGGGTCGGTCACGCCTTGAAGTGCTGCGTGATTACGATGCAACCTGCCGGGCCTGGGCCAATGGAGACGTGCGTATCCCGGGGCGATTAAGCCTTGGCGAGTTTCGTGAACAGTTGCGCGATTGGTTAAGTTCGCACACACAGGCGCAACATGCCAACGGGCAGATTGAAGTGGTGGTCACATCTGCCGGATCTATTGCAGCACTGGTGTGCGAAGTGATGGGCTTGCCCGATGCAAGCTGGTACAGCCTGCTGCGTGTAATTCGAAATGCATCGCTCACCGAGGTACTGTATTCAAAAGGCAAAGTCAGCTTACTCAGTTTCAATGGTGTGAGTCACTTGCCACCGCAATTAAACACGTCCATGTAA
- a CDS encoding YciI family protein, whose product MKYLALVYYDENIMNSMSQQEWDALNNECIACVENLSHKGHFITGSPLLPVNTATTVRVRNGKTHTTDGPFAETKEQLAGFYMLEAQDLNEAIALAEKIPPARYGSIEVRPARELVSHGNAAGGKQTA is encoded by the coding sequence ATGAAATATCTGGCCTTGGTGTATTACGACGAGAACATCATGAACAGCATGTCGCAACAGGAATGGGATGCACTGAACAACGAGTGCATCGCCTGCGTTGAAAATTTAAGCCACAAGGGGCACTTCATCACAGGTAGCCCTTTGTTGCCAGTCAATACCGCCACTACCGTGCGGGTTCGAAATGGCAAGACCCACACGACTGATGGCCCCTTTGCAGAGACCAAAGAACAGCTCGCAGGTTTTTACATGCTGGAAGCCCAAGACCTGAATGAAGCGATTGCACTGGCCGAGAAAATTCCACCCGCCCGTTATGGCTCAATTGAAGTGCGCCCTGCACGGGAACTGGTCAGCCATGGAAATGCCGCAGGAGGCAAGCAAACTGCTTGA
- a CDS encoding YciI family protein — MSIFLRHSTLKAVKPFSMPNLERQPAMKYLCLAHEEEALFKAMPHEEWLALRQETLSYVESLKASGHLITTHALQSANHGVLVRVRNQRLVTTDGPFVETKEQLGGIFLIEAHDFNEALRIASQWPSARLGTIEIRPIEESLREDCRYGD, encoded by the coding sequence ATGAGCATTTTTCTTCGCCATTCGACCCTGAAAGCGGTAAAGCCATTTTCGATGCCCAACCTTGAGAGGCAACCTGCCATGAAATACCTTTGCCTTGCCCATGAGGAAGAGGCCCTCTTCAAAGCCATGCCACATGAAGAATGGCTGGCTTTGAGGCAGGAAACATTGAGTTATGTGGAATCCTTGAAAGCAAGCGGCCACTTGATTACCACCCATGCACTTCAGAGCGCCAACCATGGTGTGCTGGTGCGGGTGCGTAATCAAAGGTTGGTAACAACCGACGGGCCCTTTGTAGAAACCAAGGAACAACTGGGTGGTATTTTTCTGATTGAAGCCCATGATTTCAACGAGGCCTTGCGAATTGCATCGCAATGGCCCTCTGCGCGGTTGGGTACGATCGAAATTCGTCCGATTGAAGAATCACTTCGCGAAGATTGTCGCTACGGAGATTGA
- a CDS encoding YybH family protein codes for MNAIKAVLESWQQSVVDEDLEKIMSHYSENVVSFDAVKVLHIVGKANYAEHWKYCMQLCGGGIIFEIHQLNIQSSGELAFCHYLSRCGSVQDFGNENVGWMRATVCLRQEKNEWKIVHEHFSSPFDPESGKAIFDAQP; via the coding sequence ATGAACGCAATCAAGGCAGTGCTGGAAAGCTGGCAACAATCGGTGGTCGACGAAGACTTGGAAAAAATCATGAGCCACTACAGCGAGAATGTGGTGTCGTTTGATGCAGTCAAAGTGCTGCACATCGTCGGCAAAGCGAATTACGCAGAACACTGGAAATACTGCATGCAGTTGTGCGGTGGCGGCATCATCTTTGAAATTCATCAATTGAACATTCAAAGCAGCGGCGAACTGGCCTTCTGCCATTACCTGTCGCGTTGTGGTTCGGTTCAAGACTTTGGCAATGAAAACGTTGGCTGGATGCGTGCCACCGTGTGTCTGCGTCAGGAAAAAAATGAATGGAAAATTGTGCATGAGCATTTTTCTTCGCCATTCGACCCTGAAAGCGGTAAAGCCATTTTCGATGCCCAACCTTGA
- a CDS encoding RNA polymerase sigma factor — protein sequence MRTALRPWLDTFYQQESRRILATLIRLLGDFDVAEEAMHEAFSIALQRWEVEGIPTNPRAWMVSTARFKAIDQIRRRAKFDTSFEDVADDLAEQLHHEPDYADETIEDDRLRLIFTCCHPSLSPEAQLALTLREVCGLSTEEVASAFLSTTPTMAQRIVRAKTKIRDAKIPYEVPQADQLQERLHAVLHVIYLVFNEGYSASTGEALIRKELCSEAIRLGRLLVQLLPEPEAVGLLALMLLNDSRQAARCTPNGDLILLADQNRTLWNQAQIREGCQLVLQALATRRFGAYTLQAAISAVHAEAPSTEKTDWIQIVGLYDALLEHTHSPVVALNRAVAVAMRDGPEAGLALVDELMAQGHLHDYHLAHATRADLYRRMGHVKEARDAYQDALRLTRQGPEQRFLQQRLDDLGRLKN from the coding sequence ATGAGAACTGCCCTGCGACCTTGGCTAGATACTTTTTACCAACAGGAGTCCCGCCGAATTCTGGCCACCCTCATTCGCTTGCTTGGCGATTTTGATGTGGCTGAAGAAGCCATGCACGAAGCATTTTCAATTGCATTACAGCGGTGGGAAGTCGAAGGCATCCCCACCAACCCAAGGGCCTGGATGGTGTCCACCGCCCGATTCAAAGCCATTGATCAAATCCGCCGCCGTGCAAAATTCGACACCTCGTTTGAAGACGTTGCCGACGATCTCGCCGAGCAACTACACCATGAACCCGATTACGCCGACGAAACCATTGAAGACGATCGCTTGCGGTTGATTTTCACCTGTTGTCACCCCAGCCTGTCACCTGAAGCCCAATTGGCGCTCACCTTGCGGGAGGTGTGCGGGCTTTCCACGGAAGAAGTCGCCAGCGCATTTTTAAGCACTACACCCACCATGGCGCAACGAATTGTTCGCGCCAAAACCAAAATTCGCGATGCCAAAATTCCCTACGAAGTGCCTCAAGCCGATCAGCTTCAAGAACGTCTGCATGCCGTACTGCATGTGATCTATCTGGTGTTCAATGAAGGCTACTCGGCCTCGACCGGCGAAGCATTGATTCGCAAAGAACTCTGCAGCGAAGCTATCCGCCTTGGGCGCCTGCTGGTACAACTGTTGCCAGAACCCGAAGCTGTGGGGCTGCTTGCCTTGATGTTATTGAATGACTCCCGCCAGGCAGCACGTTGCACACCCAATGGTGATCTGATCTTGCTGGCAGACCAGAATCGCACACTCTGGAATCAGGCCCAGATCCGCGAAGGCTGCCAGTTGGTGTTGCAGGCCTTGGCCACACGCCGATTTGGCGCATACACGCTGCAGGCAGCAATCAGTGCTGTGCATGCCGAAGCCCCCAGCACGGAGAAAACAGACTGGATACAAATTGTTGGCCTTTACGACGCCCTGCTGGAACACACCCATTCGCCGGTGGTTGCACTGAACCGGGCTGTGGCCGTGGCAATGCGAGACGGTCCCGAGGCAGGGCTTGCGCTGGTCGACGAGTTGATGGCGCAAGGCCACCTGCACGACTACCACTTGGCCCACGCCACACGCGCAGACCTGTACAGGCGAATGGGCCACGTAAAGGAAGCCCGTGATGCCTATCAAGACGCACTTCGTCTGACTCGACAAGGGCCGGAGCAGCGCTTTTTACAACAACGTCTGGATGACTTGGGCAGACTGAAAAATTAA
- a CDS encoding TonB-dependent receptor, producing the protein MISQNPKVSFLALAVFSALSSNAFAQANELPAVQVNASADASADGLAPEYAGGQVATGGRVGLLGTQSNMDSPFNLTSYTSKLIQDQQASSVGDVLLNDPAVRVARGFGNFQQVYLVRGLPIFSDDMSYNGLYGLLPRQYLAAELIERVEVLRGANAFLNGAAPGGSGLGGAINVVPKRAPNYDINQATVGVQNGGETYLAGDFARRFNDGSTGMRATIARRDGDTNVEGESRELSLFAVGADFRSDHLRISADVGYQEHKLQASQPNITIAAGLAIPTTPRADRSIAQPWTFSNAEDTFGTVRAEYDFNDTVTGWLAGGARESNEAGNFSNPTVVDEQGNTNALRFANVREDSVQTAEAGLRFKFNAAGVKHTVSTTASVFELESKNAFDFSSFTGFSNNIYNPTAVPEPALGAFPSGNFNNPLLTEKTETSSLAVADTMAFLSERLLLTVGARHQQIEATSFNGNTGEQTANYSENATTPVAGVVFKLSPKYSVYANYIEGLVKGDTAPATTGAGAPVANAGTVFKPYITEQVELGVKYDGGSVGGSVSVFQSEKPNYGIDSSNTFSQVGDQTNEGLELMAFGKASKTVTVLGGVSILNTDADGRDAIGAPSTQANVGLEWSPAQVQGLAFETRAIYTSSQYADAANTQEVPSWTRLDLGVRYVMPVGNAQALTLRARLDNVTDRNYWASAGGFPGSGYLTIGNPRTLTVSASLDF; encoded by the coding sequence ATGATCTCCCAGAATCCCAAAGTCAGCTTCTTGGCTCTCGCAGTATTTTCAGCCCTGTCATCCAACGCATTCGCCCAAGCCAACGAGTTACCTGCAGTGCAGGTCAATGCCAGTGCCGATGCCTCAGCCGACGGACTTGCACCTGAATACGCAGGGGGCCAAGTGGCCACAGGCGGACGTGTGGGTTTGTTGGGCACGCAATCAAATATGGATTCGCCGTTTAACCTGACCAGCTACACCTCGAAGTTGATTCAAGACCAACAAGCATCCAGCGTTGGCGATGTGTTGTTGAACGATCCGGCAGTTCGCGTGGCGCGTGGTTTCGGTAATTTTCAGCAGGTGTACCTGGTGCGCGGCCTGCCCATTTTCTCGGACGACATGTCGTACAACGGATTGTATGGTCTGCTGCCCAGGCAATATCTGGCCGCAGAATTGATCGAACGCGTTGAAGTGCTGCGTGGCGCGAACGCGTTTTTGAATGGTGCAGCGCCCGGCGGCAGTGGCTTGGGTGGTGCGATCAATGTGGTGCCCAAGCGCGCGCCGAACTACGACATTAACCAGGCCACAGTGGGTGTGCAGAATGGTGGAGAAACTTACCTGGCTGGCGACTTTGCTCGCCGTTTCAACGATGGGTCTACCGGCATGCGGGCAACCATTGCCAGGCGCGATGGCGACACCAATGTTGAAGGAGAGTCGCGTGAACTTTCCTTGTTCGCAGTGGGCGCAGATTTTCGCAGTGACCATCTGCGAATCTCCGCAGATGTGGGCTATCAAGAGCACAAGCTTCAGGCTTCGCAGCCCAATATCACAATCGCCGCAGGCCTCGCCATTCCAACCACACCGCGTGCAGACCGCAGCATTGCGCAGCCCTGGACCTTCTCCAACGCAGAGGACACATTCGGCACTGTACGTGCTGAATATGATTTCAATGACACGGTGACTGGCTGGTTGGCCGGTGGTGCAAGGGAAAGCAACGAGGCCGGGAATTTTTCCAACCCCACCGTGGTGGATGAACAGGGGAATACCAACGCCTTGCGTTTTGCAAATGTTCGTGAAGACTCCGTGCAAACTGCCGAAGCAGGTTTGCGCTTTAAGTTCAACGCGGCTGGGGTAAAGCACACCGTGAGTACCACCGCTTCAGTGTTTGAACTTGAGTCAAAAAATGCTTTCGATTTTTCCAGCTTTACCGGTTTCTCGAACAATATTTACAATCCAACAGCAGTTCCCGAACCCGCATTGGGCGCATTCCCCAGTGGCAATTTCAACAATCCTTTGCTGACCGAGAAAACAGAAACTTCAAGCCTCGCTGTAGCAGACACCATGGCGTTTTTGAGTGAGCGATTGTTGCTGACCGTGGGGGCGCGCCACCAGCAAATTGAAGCCACCAGTTTTAATGGAAACACCGGTGAGCAAACCGCCAATTACTCTGAGAATGCCACCACACCGGTGGCGGGCGTGGTATTCAAACTTAGCCCCAAGTACTCGGTATATGCCAACTACATTGAAGGACTGGTGAAGGGTGACACCGCACCTGCCACTACTGGCGCAGGTGCACCTGTGGCCAATGCAGGAACTGTGTTCAAACCTTACATTACTGAGCAGGTTGAGCTGGGCGTGAAATATGACGGCGGCAGCGTGGGTGGTTCAGTGTCGGTGTTCCAAAGTGAAAAGCCCAACTACGGCATTGACAGTTCCAATACTTTTTCACAAGTAGGCGACCAAACCAATGAAGGCCTGGAACTCATGGCGTTTGGCAAAGCCAGCAAAACAGTCACCGTGCTTGGTGGCGTGAGTATTTTGAACACCGATGCTGATGGCCGCGATGCGATTGGCGCCCCTTCAACACAGGCCAACGTGGGGCTGGAATGGAGCCCGGCGCAGGTGCAGGGGCTTGCATTCGAGACAAGGGCAATTTACACCAGCAGTCAGTACGCTGATGCAGCCAATACACAAGAGGTGCCATCATGGACTCGCCTTGATTTGGGTGTCAGGTATGTGATGCCGGTGGGCAATGCGCAAGCGTTGACACTGCGAGCCCGTTTGGACAATGTGACTGATCGGAATTACTGGGCCTCTGCGGGTGGCTTCCCTGGTTCGGGTTACTTGACGATTGGCAACCCGCGTACCTTGACAGTGTCTGCTTCGCTGGATTTTTAA
- a CDS encoding putative solute-binding protein — MLRRMIDHAPRMADDVTAQLHLCCSTFSLHWNTAMLTRFLLASLAFVGTAASTPALSQVKGPEIPPNLIGNVSRQLMKEMKPLDKPLHIKICIFDILGKAGPVFSVAQDIALEARKWNVFAELIPHTNETVATESFRTGQCEAVGITTLRARLFNQFMGSFDAVGALPSYDHVKTALQVLMGNDALYDLSIQGKYQVVGMAPLGAAYVMVNDRSIDSIEKAAGKKVAVMDWDKSQAKMIQQLGAQAVPSDITNFAQKFNNGVVDIVAAPAVAFAPLELYRGLGTKGGVYKMPLLNVTGSAIINRTRLEKEIPDLDERLKKMRKFGLGFIDQALDAVRLIEKQVPAKYWMNVTPVDQEKYNVMMQQARVQLTQEGVYDKRMMSLLKKVRCHHTPSAAECSTNVE; from the coding sequence ATGTTGCGGCGCATGATTGACCATGCGCCGCGAATGGCTGATGATGTAACCGCTCAGTTACATCTGTGTTGCAGTACTTTTTCCCTTCACTGGAACACCGCCATGCTCACCCGCTTTCTGCTTGCCTCACTGGCCTTTGTTGGAACTGCGGCTTCCACGCCTGCACTTTCACAGGTCAAGGGACCGGAAATTCCGCCCAACCTCATCGGCAATGTCTCTCGCCAGCTTATGAAAGAGATGAAGCCATTGGACAAGCCACTGCACATCAAGATTTGCATTTTCGATATTTTGGGCAAGGCTGGGCCGGTGTTCAGCGTGGCGCAAGACATTGCTTTGGAAGCACGCAAGTGGAATGTGTTCGCCGAGTTGATTCCTCACACCAATGAAACGGTGGCCACCGAGTCCTTCAGGACAGGGCAATGCGAGGCGGTGGGCATTACCACCTTGCGTGCGCGTTTGTTCAATCAGTTCATGGGCAGCTTTGATGCAGTGGGTGCGCTGCCCTCTTACGATCATGTTAAAACTGCTTTGCAGGTTTTGATGGGTAACGACGCTTTGTACGACCTGTCAATTCAAGGCAAGTATCAGGTGGTTGGCATGGCCCCATTGGGTGCAGCGTATGTGATGGTGAACGACCGATCCATCGACTCGATTGAAAAGGCTGCGGGCAAAAAAGTGGCGGTGATGGATTGGGACAAAAGCCAGGCCAAAATGATTCAGCAATTGGGCGCACAGGCTGTGCCCAGCGATATTACCAACTTCGCGCAAAAATTTAATAACGGTGTGGTCGATATTGTGGCTGCGCCCGCCGTGGCCTTTGCACCGCTCGAGTTGTACCGTGGCTTGGGCACCAAGGGTGGTGTGTACAAAATGCCGCTGTTGAACGTGACAGGTTCGGCCATTATCAACCGCACGCGCTTGGAGAAAGAAATTCCGGACCTCGATGAGCGTTTGAAAAAAATGCGCAAGTTTGGCTTGGGCTTTATTGATCAAGCGCTGGATGCTGTCAGGCTGATTGAGAAGCAGGTGCCTGCCAAATACTGGATGAACGTGACACCAGTGGATCAGGAAAAATACAATGTGATGATGCAGCAGGCGCGTGTGCAGTTGACGCAGGAAGGTGTATACGACAAACGCATGATGAGCCTGCTGAAAAAGGTACGCTGCCACCACACACCCAGTGCTGCGGAATGCAGCACGAATGTGGAGTAA
- a CDS encoding DUF3089 domain-containing protein encodes MIHPFLLSVATVSLLLSACGGDSSSTSSAATRVGASAANTSNPFPGYQSTLYTGTSNWLCHPDLMGTSNVCNGNFDSTAVAADATATTLSYASATAPQVDCFYVYPTTSIDLMGNSDLNDDLQEQQTTALQFGRYGEVCRQFAPVYRQRTLTALGLTTFTGALGGIDIAPNAGEVAYADVLDAFKEYIANQSDGRGFILVGHSQGSGILRRLIAEEIETRPELMSRFISAHIPGTNVLVPKGRDVGGSFQTVPACRNANQLGCVVAYVTYRAGDPQLEDPRFGLSAEEGQQALCTNPAALAGGQADLFPIVPRQQPPVFRVLLIPRGPGGPYANPISNFTIPTPYYSMPGQVKGECKVGPNGVSYLEASIVANPDDPRADDYPGEFIGGSNWGLHLIDVSIAQGNLVLLAQRQAASFLRQ; translated from the coding sequence GTGATTCATCCATTTTTATTGAGCGTTGCGACTGTATCGCTGTTGCTGTCCGCATGCGGTGGAGACTCAAGCAGCACCAGCAGTGCTGCCACACGAGTAGGCGCGAGTGCCGCCAATACCAGCAACCCGTTCCCGGGCTACCAAAGCACTTTGTACACAGGCACCAGCAATTGGTTGTGTCACCCCGATTTGATGGGAACCAGCAACGTGTGCAACGGCAATTTTGACAGCACTGCAGTGGCTGCAGATGCCACTGCTACCACACTAAGCTACGCATCTGCCACAGCGCCCCAAGTGGATTGTTTCTACGTCTACCCAACCACCAGCATCGACCTGATGGGCAACTCAGACTTGAATGATGACTTGCAAGAACAACAAACCACTGCACTGCAATTTGGCCGTTATGGCGAGGTGTGTCGTCAGTTCGCACCCGTTTACCGACAGCGCACATTGACCGCGCTGGGCCTGACCACATTCACGGGTGCACTGGGCGGTATCGACATTGCACCGAATGCCGGTGAAGTGGCGTATGCCGATGTACTGGACGCCTTCAAGGAATACATCGCGAATCAAAGCGATGGACGCGGTTTTATTTTGGTGGGGCACTCTCAAGGTTCGGGCATTTTGCGCAGGCTGATTGCAGAGGAAATTGAAACCAGACCCGAGCTGATGAGCCGTTTCATTTCAGCCCACATACCCGGTACCAATGTGCTGGTGCCCAAGGGTCGCGATGTGGGCGGATCGTTTCAAACGGTACCCGCTTGTCGAAATGCCAACCAACTGGGCTGCGTAGTGGCCTATGTGACCTACCGCGCAGGCGATCCTCAGCTTGAAGATCCACGCTTTGGTTTAAGCGCTGAAGAAGGTCAACAAGCGCTGTGCACAAACCCCGCAGCACTGGCAGGCGGACAAGCAGATTTGTTTCCTATTGTGCCTCGCCAGCAGCCACCGGTATTTCGTGTGTTACTGATTCCACGTGGACCTGGCGGCCCCTACGCGAATCCAATCAGCAACTTCACCATTCCCACCCCCTACTACTCCATGCCCGGGCAAGTGAAAGGAGAATGCAAGGTGGGGCCGAATGGTGTCAGTTATCTTGAAGCGAGTATCGTGGCAAACCCCGACGATCCGCGCGCAGACGACTATCCCGGTGAATTTATTGGCGGATCGAATTGGGGACTTCACCTGATTGATGTGTCAATTGCGCAAGGCAATTTGGTGCTGCTTGCACAGCGTCAAGCGGCCAGCTTCTTGCGACAATAA